Proteins encoded by one window of Lathyrus oleraceus cultivar Zhongwan6 chromosome 1, CAAS_Psat_ZW6_1.0, whole genome shotgun sequence:
- the LOC127115436 gene encoding F-box/FBD/LRR-repeat protein At3g14710: MDSYEVNREVAVDEIDMISTLHESILGHILSFIPIIDAVRTSVLSRRWIEVWTSITSLKLDDSLLHYDKKLQKQQFVNFVEKVLFHLSNSSIQSFSLCLTSYQYDASLITSWISFILERRVQKLHIQYADKVFLSSNLLFSCNSLVELVLQMKCTLSLPISASLPNLQKFSISGIKLVSDSSDFSKDITLSFPILKVFEARGCEWSTTQNISLQVPLLERFSIAIWNRQSNESCNFSIKVYSRCLTDFSYEGDLEQDIVLCDSSLIRNASIVIVVDDDKEDRREKLGFQACNLLRQIHNAEQLKLLFYKVLRHAKDVFTNLPVFGRLRYLQLNEVNGEALLQLLTNSPSLNTLVLLNGVADLDKDVFTSAVVPHCFLSCLNVIRFKGFNANDHDLCLVKFMLANAAMLQKITISPAFWLRYADIDLENVKEQILSLPMCSSFCKIEFSDIRS; this comes from the exons ATGGATTCATATGAAGTGAATAGGGAAGTAGCGGTTGATGAAATTGATATGATTAGCACATTACACGAAAGCATTCTCGGTCACATCCTATCTTTCATTCCAATCATAGACGCTGTTCGCACTAGTGTCTTATCAAGAAGATGGATTGAAGTTTGGACATCAATAACAAGCCTAAAGTTGGATGATAGTTTGCTCCATTATGACAAGAAGTTGCAAAAACAACAGTTTGTGAATTTTGTTGAAAAAGTGCTTTTTCATTTAAGTAATTCAAGCATCCAGAGTTTCTCTCTTTGCTTAACTAGTTACCAATATGATGCATCTCTGATAACTTCATGGATTTCCTTTATCTTAGAAAGACGAGTTCAAAAGCTTCATATTCAGTATGCTGATAAAGTTTTCCTTTCTTCAAATTTACTCTTTAGTTGCAATTCTTTAGTAGAATTGGTACTTCAAATGAAATGTACTCTTAGTCTTCCCATATCCGCTTCTCTCCCAAATCTTCAAAAATTTAGCATATCCGGGATTAAATTAGTCAGTGATTCTTCCGATTTTTCAAAAGATATAACTCTTAGTTTCCCAATTCTTAAAGTGTTTGAAGCTAGAGGGTGTGAATGGTCAACTACACAGAACATTAGTTTACAAGTACCATTACTTGAGAGGTTTTCCATAGCAATATGGAACCGTCAATCGAATGAATCATGTAATTTTTCCATCAAGGTTTATAGTCGATGTCTAACGGATTTCTCTTATGAGGGCGATCTTGAACAGGATATCGTTCTATGTGATTCTTCGTTGATTCGTAATGCTTCTATCGTGATTGTTGTGGATGACGACAAGGAGGACAGAAGGGAAAAACTTGGGTTTCAAGCCTGTAATCTTCTCAGACAAATCCATAACGCGGAACAACTGAAGTTATTGTTTTACAAG GTTTTAAGACATGCTAAAGATGTTTTCACCAACCTGCCTGTATTTGGAAGGTTGAGATATCTGCAGCTAAATGAAGTCAATGGTGAAGCTTTGTTACAATTACTCACCAATTCGCCAAGTCTTAATACTCTTGTTTTGCTCAAT GGAGTAGCTGACTTAGATAAAGATGTCTTTACTTCTGCAGTGGTGCCTCACTGCTTTCTGTCATGCCTCAATGTGATTCGGTTTAAAGGTTTTAATGCAAACGATCATGATCTTTGTCTGGTAAAATTCATGTTAGCAAATGCAGCAATGTTGCAGAAGATAACGATCTCGCCAGCATTTTGGCTGCGATATGCAGATATTGATTTGGAAAATGTTAAGGAGCAGATTCTCTCATTACCAATGTGTTCTAGCTTTTGCAAGATAGAGTTTTCTGATatcagaagttga